One part of the Hippoglossus hippoglossus isolate fHipHip1 chromosome 11, fHipHip1.pri, whole genome shotgun sequence genome encodes these proteins:
- the ssr2 gene encoding translocon-associated protein subunit beta, giving the protein MLHLIVVLALVSLGSSEEGARLLASKSLLNRYAVEGRDLTLQYNIYNVGSSVALEVELSDDSFPPEDFGIVSGMLNVKWDRIAPASNVSHTVVLRPLKAGYFNFTSASVSYLAQEGGQVVVGFTSAPGQGGILAQREFDRRFSPHYLDWAAFGVMTLPSIGIPLLLWYSSKRKYDSPKAKKN; this is encoded by the exons ATGCTGCACCTGATTGTGGTCCTGGCCCTGGTCAGTCTGGGCTCAAGTGAAGAGGGGGCCCGTTTGCTGGCCTCTAAATCCCTGCTGAACCGATATGCTGTGGAGGGCCGTGATCTCACCCTACAGTACAACATCTACAATGTTGGCTCCAG TGTTGCTCTGGAGGTGGAGCTTTCAGATGATTCTTTTCCCCCTGAAGACTTTGGAATTGTTTCAGGAATGTTGAATGTCAAATGGGACAGGATTGCACC AGCCAGCAATGTCTCTCACACAGTGGTGTTGCGCCCGCTGAAGGCTGGTTACTTTAATTTCACCTCTGCGTCTGTCAGCTACCTGGCCCAGGAGGGCGGACAAGTCGTG GTTGGCTTCACTAGTGCCCCAGGCCAGGGAGGCATCCTGGCTCAGAGGGAGTTTGACCGCCGCTTCTCTCCTCATTAT CTGGACTGGGCTGCATTTGGTGTAATGACTCTGCCCTCCATCGGCATTCCTCTGCTCCTATGGTACTCCAGCAAAAGGAAGTACGACTCACCAAAGGCCAAGAAGAACTGA